The Oryzias latipes chromosome 8, ASM223467v1 genomic interval ATACTTTTACTGACTCCTTTTCAGCTATAGAGGTtcttaatattttaataaaacacaagCAAAGTGGCCTTGTCTACCAAATCCAAGGAAAtaacatatacatacatatatatatatatatatatttttttttttttcaaataaacaaagaaagatgtaccatacataaataaaaaaaagagtggcATCCAAATGTTCAGATACTATTAACATTTAGAAACCCCTCCTGAAGCAATGTGCCTTAAACTGACCAAACTAATATTAGTGTTGTATAGAGTTAACCACTACAAACCATTTTGAGCCATCCATTCTGATATTTTTTGTCTTCACCTCAAACAATAATGGGGAGGAATGATGATATGACAGAATAAGTCAGTTGATACTTTCAGGGCTACTGCAGGACAAAATTAAACAAGTGATTTCAGCTACCTGAGCCATTCCGAGTTATTTTTCTGTTATAGATCTTGGTTTGTTGTGTTTGGAGCCAGCAGTATTAAGGAGGTTCAATGCCAGTCTCCCAGAAGATGACAAAATCTGTTTTATATGGTGTCTAGTTTAATTTAGGAAGAGTGATCATAAATATTTAGCATTGGATCAGAGCATTACCTCACAGTGTTCTCTgtacagcaactgaaagctctTTATGTGCTCCAGTTCAATTCCCTCTGGCAGCGACTTGCCTTGGAGATCAATATCTGGAAACTCTGGAAGAGCTCTGGATGCATCTGGACACAGCAAACACAAGATACATTCATCTGGTAAGGTGACTTGGTTCATTCAGTTGCACACATTTGTTACCGACATTTATTTACAACTTAATGTAATCACCTAAGAATTGTTGGTACTGCTGGACCTGTGTGCTGATGTCAACATGGCCCGAGccctgctgctgttgctgctgctggccTGCTCCTGCCGCTGTGCCATTGGTCATTCCTTCAACTTTATGCACGGGCTTCAACCTGAGGAGAAATTAAACACTCGATTCCGGTAAAAGATTATGGAATTGTGCAGAAAAGGGTTTATGTATAACACTAGTACACAAAAAATGGATAGAAAAAAGAATCAGAGAAATCACTGAAAAAGACAGATTCTGATGGGtagtgcttgtgtgtgtgtgcatggactCTGTACATACCTTTGTTTCTGTGAAAAGGGTTGTTGTCTCATGGCCAAATGTTGTTGATCTTCCATCAAACGGAGTAGAGAGGAGCCCGCCTTAATTCTCAGTCCATAATAGTGGTATTTAGAATTACCTCTACCAgaataaaacagtgttttttaataaaacatcacTGAGGGAAAGGAGATTCAGTTATAAACACATGTTCCtaacatgtttatttatgtgttgaaataaaaaaaaagctttttctgtgtATCTTCCTTAATTAAAACTCAAAGTATTCTTAATCCAAAGTTATTTATAGTCCTACTCTGTTAGCGCGGAAGTAACCTTACGctaatatcccatcatccctttgtttatactATCCctcactggcttacagcccaGCACAACCCTAAGCTAACATTACGGACgccacaaaaatggcgagtaatattggagcaatccagctgtacagttttgagccacgtccgagctcagatgaggaaaatgaagacgttaatGTATCtaattgtctgcaagtggatgcattacaatggggcagagcagggagcttctgcTCGGCACACTGAAGCTTTTACgccacagctacaagctttttccagagacattttttcatctcctcctgatttgtcacgatttgaataaagaaatactcagaaatgcagtttttatcttaaattatgtcttccattgtgagaaaaatgctaatagaacatgttaaaaacacccaaaacccTACATTTTCATTATAGTGGGTCTTCAAAATATTTGGTTTGCGGACTCCACCCACTTTTGACTCATCCGCCTTCATCTTTACCCATTTTGTTTTGACATTGAGCACATTTGTTGAAAAATTCCCtctaataattattttttaataaatgatttaGAAAAGAGGACCAATGTTTTTCTCGTAAAGGCATAAagaaaacttgttttgttttagggaATTTTAATTAATGGGTGAAAAGGAGGAGGTTAGACTTACTATAAGTGACCCACATTTTCAATTTTAGGCAATCTTACCGAGTTCCCAGGCGCCGTGTGCGCAGCCCCATGAACACAGATCGAATAAGCTTTCCGAAAGAAGCAGCATTAACGGGCTCGAGTTTCTGCTCCTGACAGTGCAGCAGGTAGTGGCAGTAAAGGGTGGAGCGCGGCAGACTAACTCCTTCAGCTGTCTCATAGTTGTCCAGCAACCACTGTACCTGACACGCAGCCaagtgaaagagagaaaaaagctgATGtgattagaaaaacaacagaatgcCATCAACTGAAAACCTtaacatgtaaaaagaaaaaacacacacacatgcaaagtcATAAACATATTTGAAATTAAATAACAATACATGCATTTTTCTGAAACTGAAACGTCACAATCCATCCATGTTACAGTCTTGTTAACCACTGAGGAATGAGGACAAAAACACCTGTTTGCGTGCCGTGGCATACAGTTTTGGTATGCAATGAACATATGAACTGGAAAATTGATGGGATGTCTGCCaaacacattttagtttatCATTCTGATATGGGATTTAATAGGATGAATTTGGGATGAACGTTATAGTGTTAGAGCATTTCAAGCAGATTATAAATGCCCTTCATCACATGCACCGCAATGACATGGAAATGATGAggtcatggttttgtttttagaaatataatTTCGTTTACGTCTTAGTTTTGtcatattatattattatgtaCACGTCTcaggtccttttttttttttaacttgccaAAACATAACAATGACATCATCAGTGTGCGCCACCAAAGGGTTGAGTGAATGAGAACGGAAGGAGACGAAATTCCTGCGCTTGGCACCTCTGCATACCTTCTTGTCTGCCGACGGCACGCTAGTCTCCTCGCCTTCTGTAATACTCACAGTGGCTGGGGAGGCGCGGGCAGTGTGCGAGAAGCTCTGGCTGTTGCCAGCTGCCCCGGCGCCACTGCTGCTGCCCAGCATGTAACCCCCTTGGATGACGTAGCTGCCTGCTGCGCTACCGTTCGTGCCGGTTCCATCCTCCGCTCCGTTGGCGGGACCCCCTGCTGTCACTACAGTGgcccctcctgctgctgcactgGTGGGCTGTGCCACAAACATGGACACCCCCCCGGTGGTGCCAGCTGTTACAGAGACAGTTAGAGAAGTGCCAGGGGTGGAGGCCTGCGAGCCTGAAGTCGGCTGACCTTCGTAATACTGGGCAGCTGTGGTCTGCGTGTACAGTGGGGTTTCAGTGTAAGGAAAGTTGCTGGAACGACTGAAGAAAAACGACAACAAACacggtttttaaaaacaagcattCAGCTGAACTGCATCAGTAAACCAAAACAACTATATTTGTAGCAAATTCATCAGTTTTATTCTAACATTGTGCTGGCTGTGTAGTTGGCGTCTCCTCCTTCGACATACTGCACTTGATTGGCGTATACATGCTGCACCGGCACCGATGCGAGCTGCTGTTGGacctaaacacacaaaaatcaaCACTCAGAGCACTGCATAACTCATCACGTCATATCAAATGTTTCAGTCTGACCATTCTTGTAAAGAATTTGTGCAATGAAAGCTGAAAACACACATATGCTACACAATTCTCTCTTTCCCTTTATTTCACCCTGGCAGGCTCCCTTGTGTCCCTAACCTACTTGAAAAAGGAAAGGGGACTCGGTCCTGCCTAAACTGTATGGCTCTTCTGTCACTCGAAAAAGCTGCcgctcttcttcttttctataACTCTCTATTTGTGCCGTCTTGATGCAAAGAAGAAGCTGAAATGTGGAAAGTTAGAACATAAAGACAAGCTGGCTAAACAAATGGACCCAaaatgaaacacagaaaaacaggtCAGCGTGATTAAACATGGTTTGATGTGGAACTATGCGATGGATTCATGGCACCTCCGTGGCGCTGAGCCCCACTTACTTCTTGAGTGATGTGCACAGGCTGTAGGCTGGTGACACTGAGCTGAGTGCCTGGCTCAGTTTTGGGAATCTGGGATGTGGCCTGCACAACTGACCTCTGTTGAATGGAAATACTATCAGAACAAAAAGTTTTATAAGAAAGTAAAAGGAGATTTCCCTGCTGTATGTGTGTTTTACCTGCTGGGCAGTTTGGACCTGCTGTACGACCTGTGTGGGAACCCCCGTCTGGACCACAGCAGGAGGGGGACTGGAATCCGACACACTGTCACTTGAGTTGAGGGAACCCTCTGAAAAATTCAGAGTAAGAAGCAGTTTGTTTTTAGCACTTGTCGAGATCCTATCAGTTCTTCTGTTCATCGATTTTTCTAATAATACAAAACAAATTGGGGAATAAATAACTAGGTTCCACACAGTCATTTTATAATCGTTCAAGTATTTatctttaagatttaaaaagaagaaaagagactaggcctgcacaattaatcaCAAATGTATCATTATCCCagcatcaagctgtgcaatagacatatcgcaaaagttgacaaaaattgcgataaatggttaccttaaatgtgctaaaaccatcttatggcagcttgaagtatttaggcTGCCAAGGGGGCTACtttggtgcagcggtagggcggttgacctctgattcaAAGATTGCAGGCTCAATTCCCACCTTAAAGTGTCCTTTTATGAacgggtgaatgggactgtgattgTAAAGCACCTTGGGCCTTAAAGGAAGCtagaaaagtgctttacaaatgtaCGCTATTTGCcaattaacaaatcaaataaatctctttgtgcatttgaccaatcggatggaccccttcatGTTGATGACCGATCAGATGGAGACGAGGGTCAGTCGGAGTATGATTTAAGTTATgctgactcttatttaaattaaactgttacagtgaaatggaaatgatgttttgttttgctatttgtttatgtatcgcaagttatattgtcatcgcaatattaatcactaacatcgcaaatcgcgagttttcctcatatcgtgcagccctaaaagagacaaatacattttgaccCATTAGAACCCACGGTGACATCGGTgtgacagaaaaatatcagaaatggattctgtggtccacttggtttgtggtaaaatacacatcattttatttttaagaacaaaTTGGTTCTGATGGCTTCAAATATAACAACAGATTTGCAATGGCATGTCATTTGTGACTGCAAAAGCTGTAATAATATATACAGTTTACCTGTGACTGTAACAACAATGAACTGGGGAGTGCTTTGAGCATTTCCAGACTGGGTGGGAGAGCCCTGGATCTCTGCAGTCACATACTGCGTCTGAGCCGTTGGGGCTGGTGCCGCAGATTGGTTTTGACTTCCATTTGCCGCCTTTTGAGTCGTCACAACGGTGGATTGCTCTGCGGCAGCGGCTTGGTCAGCAGGCGTGACAATAGTGGGAGTGGCCACGGTTGTTTGAATCTCTGCCAAAAACTGGGGAGTGGGGGTGGAGGTGGTGTCAGGTTGACCCGCTGTGATGGTAACAGCAGCTCCCTGGGTTGGAGCTGCTGGCTGGATCTCACTTACATAGCCGGAGGTGGCCATTACAAGAACTGGGATTCACcctagaaaaaaggaaaaacagtttcTACAGTTACtgttttcctaaataaaaacatgttaaatgtattaattgtaAAAAGCCATTCATCTTAAGTTAATACAATGTTTCTAAACTACCCTATAACAGACCAACATTGAAGATACAACCaccaaatcaattaaaaaaattaggaatCCTGCTTAAAAAAGACAAGCCATAACTAAGAAAGTATGAGCGGCTACCTCATAAAAATACCTAAAAAAGAGAAAGTGCAAAACAAAATGTGAGggtaaagcagcaaaaaaatgtttaaagtgagAAGCAGTTCATTTGTCCAAAAGCACTGGTGGTGATGAGATGTTTGCGGTGCCACTGATAAGAAAATGTTGGAAGGGCCAAGAGGAAGCGTCTGTTAGTGTATCATTACTGCAATCTGATCAGCAAACACACGTGATCATTCCTATGCAATCCATACAACACATGGCTTTAACCTTGTCATCCATCTTGCTGCATGTATACACAATTTCATTACTTTCTCTGAAATAATAGGCCAACGTAGAGGAAGCAGTTATAGAAATGAGGAAGGTCTTGATTATAagtatttatgaaaaaaaacagcttaaatgagaagataaaataactttttgttaagatttcaaaatataattgtgaaaaaggaaaacttaaaATGAGCCGATTTTTGGGTTTTGCAAATCTAATTTTACTAAAAGTTAAGGTTgtctcagaggcgaatttcttataaactcctgccgctctgcagaaaccataagaaaacgacaggttttgtcattttttactaaatatggcataatcataattaaaagaccactgggaacacttttaaaatggatcaaaagatgattggagtgagatgTTAAAGACATATTTATAAAAGCATGTAATCTGAACATAACCTtcctattttaattttaatttcttaaatcaATCCgattcaaaaatataaaaaaaaaacaagaggaaaaaaaacacacaacattcatTTATTCTTAAGAGATCCAATCTAAACAGCCGTTTCgtctgaaacttattttaacCATGTTTGCTGTTAGTCaactaaattacaaaaaaacaaaaatcaaaaaacaatcaCTTCTGCAAAGAGCCAAACTGCAGATGACTTAACATTTTGCTTTAGGAAATGCCTGCAAGGTTCCTCTGTTTTTCTTCAATCTACTTTAAAAGAATTACTGCAAACGATTTATGTTAAGCAAAAGGACTAAAATacgtttttattcatttaacagaattctttttatttttaattcttaagtcttttatttgtttttttgtgtgtttgtaataataaacattcttcTGACCTGACACTTGTTTCCTTCAGAGGCTGAGACTTGAATAAGGCTTCTTATTTATTAGTCTTTACATGaggctattttttattttatttatcaatttCTCAGTCAAAACCAGCAATTACATAAGTTGCAGGATATTGTTTCACCCTTCAAAGGTTCATCTGACTGAAGAGCGTCTTCGCCacgccccttccacgtttaatgtccTCCACCTGCCACAGCCGTCTCTACTTTCACTTATTTTTGTCTTCTCTTgttctattttctatttttttgtacaCTCTTAAAACAAACTAGTCGTAGCTTTTCTCGAGTAATGCTCTATTTTTAATTCTAAAGGTTAAACACTTCGTCTGTTGCGCCTCGCTCGGTTCGGGAAACGCCATGTGCTAACACACCCTCAGCACAACTTCTCTACCAAAAGGCCATGTTTATTTAAAAGTCAGATAAATTAGCTCCAAGAAGTAGTAATAAGAACAGGTTTGTCGTGACAGAACTGACGCTAGCAGTGGAGCAATGTAACTTGAGCAGCAGGCTAACTGGTCTCTACAACAACCGCCATTTTGTACCTTTGCTTTTGACATCGCCATAACAACGGCCTGCTTGTCTATGCATCTGTGGCTGCGTCGTCATGGCAGGAAAGAGTCGGTGTCACTCGACTTTGTGCTATACGAAAACGGCAACATTAAGAAACGGAGGCAAATCCTTTTCTAAACGCCAACTAGCTCGCAGGCTAACAACGATGTGAGGCAGTTGCCAGTTATGGCTACTGAGACAAGGGGGAAAAGCAACAGAACAGCCCAGCTGAAGCATTACGAcgccaaaaatattttaatatagtaaaatatTCACCTCCGGTTTTACGTGTGAATTCCCCACAGGTCAAAATatcttctttaatttttttatggcGGATTcaggtgttgttgttgttgattctcGTTGCTGGGTTCTTGTCGCCAGGGCTACCGTGTCTATGGCGCCTCGTCTTCACCAGGGCAACTGTTGCTACCCACCCAGTCCCTGCCCTCCCCCTTCtttgctctgattggctgaagactTCAGATTTGTCTTAAAGGGCCAAAGTCGTTTCTGCCTTATCTACAGCCTTCCACGCCCGCGTGCAAGAAATTATTGCATGTTTAACTCTATCTTTAAAATGATTCAATTAGCAACACAACAAAGAGTTTTCCCAAagtaattaaaacaaatatatatttgtacCTGCACATTTTTGTCAGGTTGTTTTCCAATTTCGACATGAGAATTGGAATTGGGGAGGAAGAAATTACACAACAAAGGTTTATCCTTTCTGACTCCACACATTCCACAGATATCAATCAAGTGGGATCGAATGTCTTCTGTGAGAGGAAAGCCTCATCCACACATAAGATACCttaggatctttttttttttttttaaagaaatgcaatgCCACACAAAGATAGTCTCAGATTTGTGTGTAAAATAACATCCAGCAATCAGTTTAAATCTCAACACTTAATGCCgtgtacaataaaaaaaattaactaatgATCGTTTACGATTATTGAGCATTAAAGCATTTTAGGACATAGCCTTTTGCAATAGCTCCAATAATTGCCACATGACCATGTGTTAATGAGTGTCAGAAGGGCACCATGCCAAAATGCCACTGCTTTTTATTATCCCGATAATTACAGATTCATCATCTTCATTGTAATTTCCTAAACAGGTAACCTTTGACTGCGGATACAtagataaaaatgtgtttggtaTTTGTCAGAGTCATGATGCAGTTTCTGTGTTAtctgtctgtgaaaatgtcagtggttttgtgtccatttttttctgttcaccTTTTTGCCAAAGATAGGCACAATAGGTGGTtttcaaagaagaagaaaaacaatacaGTACAGAGTTATTCAAGGTCATAGGGGGATTGAAAATGGCAAAACTAATGCGCTAGGATGAAGCATTATCTAGGTAACACTGCCAGCATCTGTCAGTAGGCAGAATGCCATCAATGTTCTGGAAAATCCCTCCAGTGAACATATTTAAGTCacttacattttctttaatgaaGGCCAAGTTAATGCATACAGTAAAaaaattacagatgtttttttttgtctatttattttcttaattataTCTAAATAAAGAAGTCACACACTTTAATCTTTGCATGCATGCAAAATATACCCTTCCTGAATAACCATGATGTTTTCCCTTAAATAGAAGTAGAACATTGTTTGCAGTGTTGCTTTAATCCTTAGACATGTattaattattttgtgttttatcagctgtttaaaaatgctggaaaattaGATCTGAACACAAATGTGCATCACAAACTAAAGCACATAGTTTGGAGGGGCCTCACACACATTTTATGGTACCTTTGCTCTCCTTTTTGTTTCCATAAAGGTCTCCCTCTGTATCTCCCTTTCAGATCTGTTTCTCTAGAGAAGGGCCTGCATGCGCAGAGAGCGTGGCTCCAATTGTATGGCTCCAAAACTCTTTATAAACCATGCCTGGGTCACCTGCAAATGCTCACCTCATGCAGACGAGAAGACTGAAAGGATAGAGGTGAATaaggaaacatatttttttccatcaaggAGGCACTTTCTTGTTATAGCTGCTCCTGGTACCATGTGGACAGCTGTGGTATTGGCTTTGTGCCTAGTTCTGGCTGGAGCTCAACCAATGGAGAACCCTGCGTATGGGGTGAAGCTCTGTGGCCGAGAATTCATCCGGGCAGTTATCTTCACATGTGGAGGTTCAAGATGGAAACGTTCACTGGGGAGTGCAGGTCAGGCCTTATGTTGACCCTTCACTTAGTATTTCTCATCTATAATCTCTGTTGGAGTTAAAAGATTGTGAGTTCCGGAATGTGGGATTTGTTCAAAAAATTTAAAGGAATTTTTTCTTGTCCAAAACATTCATTGTTTCATTCCtggttttacaaatatttttatggGGCTGCTCAATTATTGTCTAAAATAAAGATGGGTGTTATTTTAGTAAAATCATTGTTTATTTGTCCTGCATTTAACAATGTAAGTAAAAAAGGcaacaattctttttaaatgtaatactTTTACTGTGTCAGAGATATTTCACTTGCGCATTTAACCCCTGCAGATGGTTCAGAAGATCCATTTGGTATCTATCCAGAAGAATCTTCAGAGGGTTTAAAACAGAACTTTGTGGTGGAGCGTCTCTTCCAGAGGAACAAAGATCTTAGCTTTGTGTCCAGAGACAACCAAGACGGAATGTTCAGCAGGCCCACACGTTCCTTCATCACCGATGAGATCCTGGAGGCTCTTCGCAAAGCTGACCGCAAAGGTCGGGATGTGGTGGTGGGTCTGTCTAACGCTTGCTGCAAATGGGGCTGCAGCAAGAGTGAGATCAGCTCCCTTTGCTGATGTGGGCATAAACAAGATGTTCTTTTTACTCTGATACACGATCActtaaatatgcattttttctgTTGCACTTTCCCCCTCTCAAGTTGTCATGACTTTGTTATTTCACACCCCTGTAAGACTTTGGGTTCAGTTTATTTACGTAGTAGATGCTTTACGCTCTTGGGTGACCACtgaaaaaagtctaaatttttttttcattaccagCAACTGAAGATCCTACGTAGTTAGAGTTTGTAGAAATGTAACATTCATGTTTGATGcagttttatcatttatttttgtatttgtgtgaCCACTGATGTTTAAAACTGTgtgacaaaaaacataaaactgcttTCCCGGTAAATTTGGTGATGTTGTCTTTCCTCACTTGAAAGCTTGCAATGAGTTTTGGAAGCATAGGAAACAAATGCCCAGATTTTTGTTGTAAGAAACAGCACCACTTTATTTGGAGATAATTATTTACAGGAGTAAAAGTATGAAATCAATAAAATTCTTATTATCTGTGATAGACAGAccaacaaagtaaaaatattagTAATATATGGTATTGAAGAAAATTGTTAATATCAAATTTTTCTTATCtttagaaaaacaccaaaaaagaaaaacaagagtttGCCAAAAAAGTTGTACTGGTTTAgacttaaaaacaatttttgataTGATTTAGCAAATGATCCATGTCTCTGAGGGCAATAACTAAACGACATCAAACCTTGTTGTTGTAAAAatagccttttttgttttacccaTCATTACTTGTGGGCTACATAATTGTTACACAACTTGTTAATGACATCGTAATATAAGGCTCGGCATAGTTCATAATGTGGTGTCAAGATGTACAAATAAACACTAAGTAAAAGGGAAACTATCCTTCTGGTGGAGAAAGGATTTtgaaaaattttgatttttaagcAATCTTGACTAAAAAGCAATGCAGAACAGTCTCTCAGTCTGGTTCTCTAGTTTAAATTTCTTGCATGTTTTAACTTATTTCCCTGATCCGACACACTTAATTCAAGGGGACTGTGGTTCAAAATCATACATGTAAAGACCTGAAccagttgtgtttgttggagTGTCTAGCAGTGTTAACAAACgctgaaaatttaaaatgtaaatcacgatccaaatgaataaaattgtgaaaattgacatttttgaacTGAAATGTGCACATGATTCATTTCTATGTTGAGCAAGACTAAACTTCTAGTGGGAGTTAAATATTCCATCAATGTTTTATGCTTAGTGGCACGCAAAAACGTGCAAATAAATAACTTCAACATCAATTACTACAGATAATAAATACAGATCTACTTCTATAACCTATTTCTTGTTTACGTGATTTCGTAGAAATAATAGAAACACAATCTTGACTATCTATCGATAACTTTAGAATAAAGTAGGGCGGCCCTGGAGCAGCGGTCGGGCGTTCTAGTTTACAGCTAGTCGCGTTGTGAAGCTGCGCAGGCGCACTGCATGTAGTCGAGGTGCGGTAGTACGTCACTGGCAATTCCAGAAAGGGCGGAGCTTCCGTTTTCAGTCAAAAACACCTCTCACAACAACTTCTAAGGCTTTAAAGTCGGTTTTGCGCAGAGGTGTCTCAGTGTGTCTCATTATGAGGTAAATTATCTCATTTTTATGTACGTATACTTTGGATAATTATCCAAAAGTCTTTAGTATGTCTTGGACTTTTACTTAGTACACTTTATCAATTAACGTTCTGTCTATCTATGTTTTGTGTTTGACCCCCACAGACTTTTAGGGGCTTGCTTTCATTGTAATGGCCGTTTCCAGGACGAAATGTCTTTTTCCCGTCTTACTGACACTCCTCTTAAAGCGTGCTGCTGCAGCCGGTAGGCTTcttgaaagttttgttttgaacatttaaacacGCCACGTAGGTCATTTAGTCCAACTAGTGTTTAGCCTCATTACTATTGCACGAACCTCCTTAAAAAATGACCTGATCTGTTTTGTCTTAGTAGGCTGCTCTCCACTGTTACACAGACTGGGCTGTTGAtacagaaaaagctgcaaacaTGCATTCATTTTTTCCATACACCACTTTGATCAATGCAACTTGGTGAGTAAACTGGTTTAGTGACAGCCCTGAGTTTTATTGTAGACCCACAGCGTGCTGAGAAGGAAGTGGTCTTAAGGATGAGTACAGTCATTCAACCAAGTTATTCATTTCCTGTTAACATTTCAGCTTCTTTGCCTTCTTTCAAAGTCTAGCATTGGATTTGTTACTGGTGAAGGTGTGTGGGCTTACGAGAAATGTGGCAAATCTGCACAGACCTTCAACACTTATAGCAGCCATGTGGGTTGATATCTCAGTAACAACCCAGTAGGAGTCACAAAGTCTTATTTCgccttttagaaaaagaaaacacttattTGTATTTATGTCAATGCTACTATTTTAACTATTGTCTTTTCTGCttgaataaaaatattgatttgacaGAGGTTCAGACGACTGcctttaaacataaaacatcCTGTGCCACATTGGATCATCTCAATGCAGTAAATGTAGTATTAGGTAGTGATATGTCAGCactaatgataataataacaataaaaacagtattttagaaTTTGAGGTGTTACTCATCTAGAAATTCAATTAACTAATTAGCTAAAATTAAACCACAGCCATTTAAGTAAgcctaactgtatttttttgaacCATGAGGTGCATTTACAATCcttgaatttgttcaaaaataataataaaagaaaaacgctTTATAATGTGGTGCctgaattctggttgtgcttactgacctcCAACTGATTTTCTGTGATAGATGGAGCTCAA includes:
- the LOC101166798 gene encoding MHC class II regulatory factor RFX1 isoform X3, with product MATSGYVSEIQPAAPTQGAAVTITAGQPDTTSTPTPQFLAEIQTTVATPTIVTPADQAAAAEQSTVVTTQKAANGSQNQSAAPAPTAQTQYVTAEIQGSPTQSGNAQSTPQFIVVTVTEGSLNSSDSVSDSSPPPAVVQTGVPTQVVQQVQTAQQRSVVQATSQIPKTEPGTQLSVTSLQPVHITQELLLCIKTAQIESYRKEEERQLFRVTEEPYSLGRTESPFLFQVQQQLASVPVQHVYANQVQYVEGGDANYTASTIRSSNFPYTETPLYTQTTAAQYYEAGTTGGVSMFVAQPTSAAAGGATVVTAGGPANGAEDGTGTNGSAAGSYVIQGGYMLGSSSGAGAAGNSQSFSHTARASPATVSITEGEETSVPSADKKVQWLLDNYETAEGVSLPRSTLYCHYLLHCQEQKLEPVNAASFGKLIRSVFMGLRTRRLGTRGNSKYHYYGLRIKAGSSLLRLMEDQQHLAMRQQPFSQKQRLKPVHKVEGMTNGTAAGAGQQQQQQQGSGHVDISTQVQQYQQFLDASRALPEFPDIDLQGKSLPEGIELEHIKSFQLLYREHCEAILDVMINLQFTLVETLWKTFWRFSQSQAGDATIAVHDESEKRLPKSCLVLLCKYEPVLRWSCDCDNSLYQSLVEILIPDVLRPIPSALTQAIRNFAKSLESWLTNAMMNIPEEMVRIKVTSANAFAQTLRRYTSLNHLAQAARAVLQNTAQINQMLSDLNRVDFANVQEQASWVCRCEDRVVQRLEQDFKLTLQQQNSLEQWAVWLDSVVSQVLKPYQHSPAFPKAAKLFLLKWSFYSSMVIRDLTLRSAASFGSFHLIRLLYDEYMYYLIEHRVAQAKGETPIAVMGEFASLGRGLNQLDPDKEEEEDEEEESEEEGQELSLPSDGAGLGEESLEPPAKLARTDQGVLFTTGSAEN
- the LOC101166798 gene encoding MHC class II regulatory factor RFX1 isoform X1; the encoded protein is MATSGYVSEIQPAAPTQGAAVTITAGQPDTTSTPTPQFLAEIQTTVATPTIVTPADQAAAAEQSTVVTTQKAANGSQNQSAAPAPTAQTQYVTAEIQGSPTQSGNAQSTPQFIVVTVTEGSLNSSDSVSDSSPPPAVVQTGVPTQVVQQVQTAQQRSVVQATSQIPKTEPGTQLSVTSLQPVHITQELLLCIKTAQIESYRKEEERQLFRVTEEPYSLGRTESPFLFQVQQQLASVPVQHVYANQVQYVEGGDANYTASTIRSSNFPYTETPLYTQTTAAQYYEGQPTSGSQASTPGTSLTVSVTAGTTGGVSMFVAQPTSAAAGGATVVTAGGPANGAEDGTGTNGSAAGSYVIQGGYMLGSSSGAGAAGNSQSFSHTARASPATVQWLLDNYETAEGVSLPRSTLYCHYLLHCQEQKLEPVNAASFGKLIRSVFMGLRTRRLGTRGNSKYHYYGLRIKAGSSLLRLMEDQQHLAMRQQPFSQKQRLKPVHKVEGMTNGTAAGAGQQQQQQQGSGHVDISTQVQQYQQFLDASRALPEFPDIDLQGKSLPEGIELEHIKSFQLLYREHCEAILDVMINLQFTLVETLWKTFWRFSQSQAGDATIAVHDESEKRLPKSCLVLLCKYEPVLRWSCDCDNSLYQSLVEILIPDVLRPIPSALTQAIRNFAKSLESWLTNAMMNIPEEMVRIKVTSANAFAQTLRRYTSLNHLAQAARAVLQNTAQINQMLSDLNRVDFANVQEQASWVCRCEDRVVQRLEQDFKLTLQQQNSLEQWAVWLDSVVSQVLKPYQHSPAFPKAAKLFLLKWSFYSSMVIRDLTLRSAASFGSFHLIRLLYDEYMYYLIEHRVAQAKGETPIAVMGEFASLGRGLNQLDPDKEEEEDEEEESEEEGQELSLPSDGAGLGEESLEPPAKLARTDQGVLFTTGSAEN